A single Terriglobales bacterium DNA region contains:
- a CDS encoding BrnT family toxin: protein MRFEWDEAKNRRNLAKHKISFETAQLVFEDPYALSFQDLIVNGEERWQTFGMIAGLIVMVAHIFWEENGEEIIRLISARKASSRERKIYEAHKKSG, encoded by the coding sequence ATGCGCTTCGAATGGGATGAGGCGAAGAATCGCCGTAATCTCGCGAAACATAAAATCAGCTTCGAGACGGCACAGCTGGTTTTTGAAGATCCATATGCGCTCAGCTTTCAGGACCTTATCGTCAATGGCGAAGAGCGGTGGCAAACTTTTGGAATGATTGCTGGTCTTATTGTGATGGTGGCCCATATCTTTTGGGAAGAAAATGGCGAAGAAATCATCCGCCTCATTTCAGCCAGGAAAGCAAGTTCACGAGAGAGAAAAATCTATGAAGCTCACAAAAAATCAGGCTAA
- a CDS encoding BrnA antitoxin family protein yields MKLTKNQAKEIRALKRMKDEEIDFTDIPELVNPSKVVVGKFYRPIKKSLTIRIDADVLAWVKGQGKGYQTRINCFLREKMQATTKYQWYGICSLDGADWPHLAKEDKEPNTNQILS; encoded by the coding sequence ATGAAGCTCACAAAAAATCAGGCTAAAGAGATACGCGCTTTGAAGCGGATGAAAGACGAAGAAATCGATTTTACGGATATTCCAGAGCTGGTGAATCCAAGTAAAGTGGTCGTCGGAAAGTTCTATCGGCCTATCAAGAAATCGTTGACGATTCGGATTGATGCTGACGTTCTCGCATGGGTCAAGGGACAGGGGAAGGGATACCAGACCCGAATCAATTGCTTCTTGCGAGAGAAAATGCAAGCAACCACCAAATATCAGTGGTATGGCATCTGCAGCCTGGACGGCGCGGACTGGCCCCACCTTGCGAAAGAAGATAAAGAACCAAACACGAATCAGATCCTATCTTGA
- a CDS encoding CTP synthase: protein MSAKYIFVTGGVVSSLGKGLAAASIGCLLESRGLKVNLQKFDPYLNVDPGTMSPFQHGEVFVTDDGAETDLDLGHYERFTHAKLTRDNNWTTGRIYEQIIAKERRGDYLGKTVQVIPHVTNEIKAAMKKISQDMDVVIVEIGGTVGDIESLPFIEAIRQMRQELGRENTLFVHVTLVPWIGAAGELKTKPTQHSVKELLSIGIQPDILLCRTDRFLSKEIKSKIALFCNVEEDAVITAKDVASIYEVPLVFAKEQVDTLALKYLHLNAPERNLSRWEELVHRVYNPKDEVSIGIVGKYVEYEDSYKSLKEALVHGAVGHNLKLNVTWVEAEGLETEGREYEAQIEEYDGLLVPGGFGKRGIAGMLNAIRYARENKVPYFGICLGMQTACIEYARNVCGLESADSSEFDPATPHRVIYKLRELRGIDELGGTMRLGAWACKLEPGSLAHKAYGELEISERHRHRYEFNREYEAILTGAGLRITGSTPDGTYVEIVEIPGHPHFLGCQFHPEFKSKPLEPHPLFSTFIKASYESGRERRAKKLSTELEQFHRPEKVSKR from the coding sequence ATGTCTGCAAAGTACATCTTTGTAACGGGCGGGGTTGTGTCTTCATTGGGCAAGGGGCTGGCGGCTGCATCCATCGGATGCCTGCTTGAAAGCCGTGGTCTCAAGGTCAACCTGCAGAAGTTCGACCCTTATCTCAACGTTGATCCGGGCACCATGTCGCCCTTCCAGCATGGCGAGGTCTTTGTGACCGATGACGGCGCCGAGACTGACCTCGACCTTGGCCACTACGAGCGCTTCACCCACGCCAAGTTGACCCGCGACAATAACTGGACGACCGGCCGCATTTACGAACAAATTATCGCAAAGGAGCGCCGCGGCGATTACCTGGGCAAGACCGTGCAGGTGATTCCACACGTCACCAACGAGATCAAGGCGGCCATGAAAAAGATCTCACAGGATATGGACGTGGTCATTGTCGAGATCGGCGGCACGGTGGGCGACATTGAATCGCTGCCCTTCATCGAAGCTATCCGCCAGATGCGCCAGGAGCTCGGCCGCGAGAACACGCTTTTCGTGCACGTGACCCTGGTCCCCTGGATCGGAGCGGCCGGCGAGCTGAAGACCAAGCCCACGCAGCACTCGGTGAAAGAGTTGTTGAGCATAGGAATTCAGCCTGACATCCTGCTCTGCCGCACTGACCGCTTTCTCTCCAAGGAGATCAAGTCGAAAATCGCTCTGTTCTGCAACGTGGAAGAAGATGCTGTCATCACCGCCAAAGACGTGGCTTCGATTTACGAGGTCCCGCTGGTCTTTGCCAAAGAGCAGGTGGATACGCTCGCGCTGAAATATCTGCACTTGAATGCGCCCGAGCGCAATCTGAGCAGGTGGGAAGAGCTGGTGCACCGAGTTTACAACCCGAAAGACGAGGTCTCGATTGGCATCGTCGGCAAGTATGTGGAATACGAAGACTCTTACAAATCCCTGAAAGAAGCCTTGGTGCACGGCGCGGTGGGCCACAACCTCAAATTGAATGTGACTTGGGTGGAAGCTGAGGGCCTCGAAACCGAAGGCCGCGAGTACGAGGCGCAGATCGAGGAATACGACGGCCTTCTGGTCCCCGGAGGCTTCGGCAAGCGTGGCATCGCGGGAATGCTGAACGCCATCCGTTATGCCCGTGAAAATAAAGTTCCCTATTTCGGAATCTGCCTGGGCATGCAAACGGCGTGTATTGAATATGCCCGCAATGTTTGCGGGCTGGAGTCGGCTGACTCCAGCGAGTTCGATCCGGCGACGCCGCATCGCGTCATCTACAAACTGCGCGAGCTGCGCGGGATCGACGAACTGGGCGGCACCATGCGGCTGGGCGCCTGGGCTTGCAAGCTTGAACCCGGCTCACTCGCCCACAAGGCTTATGGTGAGCTTGAGATCAGCGAGCGCCACCGTCATCGCTATGAGTTCAACCGCGAGTATGAGGCCATCCTGACCGGCGCCGGGCTGCGCATCACCGGCTCGACTCCTGATGGGACTTATGTTGAGATCGTAGAAATCCCCGGTCATCCGCATTTCTTAGGATGCCAGTTCCATCCTGAGTTCAAGTCGAAGCCGCTGGAGCCGCATCCGCTGTTCTCGACGTTTATTAAGGCCTCGTATGAAAGTGGCCGTGAACGCCGCGCCAAGAAGCTCTCGACGGAGCTGGAGCAGTTCCATCGGCCAGAGAAAGTCAGTAAGAGATAG